The following are from one region of the Polycladomyces subterraneus genome:
- a CDS encoding ABC transporter permease has protein sequence MKTWTREWNAAYAFVERSFRLIRRYLAWEVVFLFYNIVNTLTIGLIGLTMQGAPNQGQMVLYLVIGALFWGFMSVLFEEVANSITWERWEGTIEYTFMAPIRRITHLAGMCLFALLYGTIRSIIVLAVVAFFFDLPLAQANFPAALVVLTVASPAFMGLGLIAAVLPLLSPERGTQATHIIQGIILLVSGVYYPIDVLPKWLHPLSVLSPATYALDAARDAILHGTGVIALLPKLGILLLIGVVLVPLGLWIFLQAERYAMRTGKLKRSG, from the coding sequence ATGAAGACATGGACGCGTGAGTGGAATGCCGCTTATGCATTCGTCGAGCGCAGCTTCCGTCTGATCCGGCGCTATTTGGCTTGGGAAGTGGTGTTTCTCTTCTATAATATCGTCAATACCTTGACGATCGGATTGATTGGATTGACGATGCAGGGTGCACCCAACCAGGGGCAAATGGTGCTGTATCTGGTGATCGGCGCGCTTTTCTGGGGATTCATGTCCGTACTGTTTGAAGAGGTGGCCAACTCCATCACGTGGGAACGATGGGAAGGAACGATTGAATACACGTTTATGGCACCGATCCGCCGCATCACGCACTTGGCGGGGATGTGTCTGTTTGCACTGCTGTACGGAACGATTCGTTCCATTATCGTCTTGGCCGTCGTGGCTTTCTTTTTCGATCTACCTTTGGCACAGGCTAATTTCCCTGCCGCATTGGTTGTCCTGACGGTTGCCAGCCCCGCTTTTATGGGTCTGGGCCTGATTGCTGCAGTTCTTCCCCTGTTGTCCCCCGAACGCGGCACCCAGGCGACGCATATCATCCAGGGCATCATCCTGCTCGTCTCCGGTGTGTACTATCCAATCGACGTGTTGCCCAAATGGCTTCATCCCCTGTCCGTTCTCTCTCCCGCGACGTATGCGCTGGATGCGGCACGGGACGCCATCCTGCACGGCACCGGTGTCATCGCACTATTGCCGAAGTTGGGTATCCTGTTGTTGATCGGCGTCGTACTGGTTCCGCTGGGCTTGTGGATTTTCCTGCAGGCGGAACGTTATGCGATGCGTACGGGTAAGCTGAAACGCAGCGGATGA
- a CDS encoding MgtC/SapB family protein, giving the protein MENVWSISIGEATLRLFLAVVLGGLIGWEREHNNHPAGFRTHILVSLGSALIMLLSIYGFSEFVNEPNVRTDPARLAAQVVSGIGFLGAGTILRHGFSVTGLTTAASLWVVSGIGLSAGAGFYYPAILTTALALISLELLNRVEHLLFVSRRQKTLRIRVKDRPGTLGDLATVLAQFGANIRKVSIEEEDPDEEMIDIVFTIRMPEKFSESDLIERMRQVEGVTAVISG; this is encoded by the coding sequence ATGGAGAATGTATGGTCGATTTCCATTGGGGAAGCTACATTGCGGTTATTTTTGGCGGTTGTTTTGGGTGGTTTGATCGGGTGGGAGCGGGAACACAACAACCATCCCGCCGGTTTTCGTACACATATTTTGGTGAGTTTGGGATCGGCGTTGATCATGCTGTTATCCATCTACGGTTTTTCGGAGTTTGTAAATGAGCCCAACGTCAGGACCGATCCGGCGCGGTTGGCGGCCCAGGTCGTCAGCGGGATCGGGTTTCTGGGAGCAGGTACGATTTTGCGTCACGGATTTTCGGTGACGGGACTCACCACAGCCGCCTCTTTGTGGGTGGTCTCTGGCATCGGGCTGTCGGCGGGTGCGGGATTTTATTATCCTGCCATATTGACCACCGCACTGGCGCTGATCAGTTTGGAACTGTTGAATCGGGTGGAACATCTGTTGTTCGTCTCCCGACGTCAAAAAACGTTGCGCATCCGAGTGAAGGACAGGCCGGGGACATTGGGGGACTTGGCGACGGTCTTGGCGCAGTTCGGCGCCAACATCCGCAAGGTCTCCATTGAAGAGGAGGACCCGGATGAAGAGATGATCGATATCGTGTTTACGATTCGGATGCCGGAAAAATTCTCGGAAAGCGACTTGATTGAAAGAATGAGGCAAGTGGAAGGTGTGACGGCTGTAATCTCCGGGTAA
- a CDS encoding HAD family hydrolase, with product MSHTTMIFDLDGTLFQTEKVAVPAFRRAFERLRRTGQYYGPLPTDEEIQSVFGLTHVEIWNRLLPDADEQTKQTADRWMLEEELHCLQNGMGALYPGVNETLHRLAQEGWRLFIASNGILPYVKGVLTAFELHPLFSEIYTAGEYQTREKKDLVRILMDEHGVTGGYMVGDRSSDVEAGLANGLTVIGCRYAGFPSFSGERELDGAHVVIDSFPSLLNVVKGVSDKG from the coding sequence ATGTCACATACTACTATGATTTTTGATTTGGACGGAACATTGTTTCAAACGGAGAAAGTGGCGGTACCGGCTTTTCGCCGTGCATTTGAGCGATTGCGCCGTACGGGTCAGTATTATGGCCCTTTACCGACCGATGAAGAGATCCAGTCTGTATTTGGTCTCACACACGTGGAGATCTGGAACCGATTGCTCCCCGACGCCGATGAACAAACCAAACAGACGGCTGATCGCTGGATGTTGGAGGAAGAGTTGCACTGTTTGCAGAATGGAATGGGAGCGTTGTATCCCGGTGTGAACGAGACGCTGCACCGACTTGCACAGGAAGGATGGCGTTTGTTTATCGCCAGTAATGGGATTTTACCCTATGTGAAAGGCGTATTGACGGCATTCGAGCTGCATCCGCTGTTTTCCGAAATCTATACTGCGGGTGAATACCAGACCCGTGAAAAAAAGGACTTGGTTCGCATCCTGATGGACGAACATGGGGTGACGGGCGGTTACATGGTGGGTGATCGCAGCTCAGACGTGGAAGCGGGTCTGGCCAATGGTCTTACGGTCATCGGATGCCGGTACGCCGGTTTTCCCAGTTTCAGCGGAGAAAGGGAGCTGGATGGGGCGCATGTGGTCATTGATTCGTTCCCATCTTTGTTGAACGTGGTAAAGGGCGTGTCTGACAAAGGTTGA
- a CDS encoding CtsR family transcriptional regulator, translating to MRCITDIIEHHLKKILNESPTGMIEIKRSELAHLFQCVPSQINYVISTRFTLEKGYVVESKRGGGGFIRIRKVKHASKRTYFDVLLKQIGRSIHQAAAEDVIDRLRDDGIITEREAKLMRKSVSREVLTLPVNVRDQVRAGLMRAWVAILLADKGE from the coding sequence ATGAGATGTATCACGGACATCATCGAACATCATCTGAAGAAAATTCTCAATGAAAGCCCGACGGGGATGATTGAGATAAAAAGGAGCGAACTGGCTCATCTGTTTCAATGTGTGCCATCACAGATCAACTATGTGATCAGTACCCGCTTTACCCTGGAAAAGGGGTACGTGGTGGAGAGCAAACGGGGCGGTGGGGGGTTTATCCGCATTCGCAAAGTGAAACACGCTTCCAAACGTACCTATTTCGATGTGTTGCTCAAGCAGATCGGTCGTTCGATCCATCAGGCGGCTGCCGAAGACGTGATCGACCGTCTGCGGGATGATGGTATTATCACGGAGCGGGAAGCCAAATTAATGCGGAAATCTGTGTCCCGCGAAGTGTTAACTTTACCCGTCAACGTTCGGGACCAGGTGCGGGCGGGTTTGATGCGGGCGTGGGTCGCGATTCTACTGGCGGACAAAGGAGAGTGA
- a CDS encoding TIGR01777 family oxidoreductase, which translates to MSPTVVIPGGSGFLGQALAKELVSDGYQVTILTRGRQKTDRGVRFVTWDGRNMGDWVREIDGAHAIVNFTGRSVNCLYTPKNREEILGSRLDSVRVLHQAVRNCQTPPKVFIQAGSLAYFGNTRAECDEDAPPGTGFSAEVCQRWEEAFFSESLPQTRQVLLRIGFVLGRGGGALEPLKKLAKYGLGGTIGSGKQYISWIHVDDFNAMIRHVMDREVEGIYNATGPQPVTNRTFMATLRKAMGKGWAPPAPTPLVWLGAIFVMRSDPGLALTGRNCIPKRLLEEGFRFRHTELEETLRELTRLV; encoded by the coding sequence ATGAGTCCAACCGTAGTCATCCCCGGAGGGTCCGGCTTTTTGGGACAAGCATTGGCGAAGGAACTGGTTTCCGATGGTTATCAAGTCACGATCCTGACGCGAGGCCGGCAGAAAACCGACAGAGGAGTTCGTTTTGTAACGTGGGATGGCCGAAATATGGGCGATTGGGTCCGCGAAATCGATGGGGCACACGCCATCGTGAACTTCACCGGACGGAGTGTCAACTGTCTGTATACGCCCAAAAACCGGGAAGAGATCCTGGGTTCGCGCTTGGATTCCGTCAGGGTACTCCACCAAGCCGTACGCAATTGCCAAACACCTCCCAAGGTGTTCATTCAGGCGGGCTCCTTGGCGTATTTCGGAAACACCCGGGCGGAATGCGACGAAGACGCTCCTCCGGGAACGGGCTTTTCCGCCGAAGTCTGCCAGCGATGGGAAGAAGCCTTTTTCTCCGAATCTCTCCCACAAACACGCCAAGTGCTGCTTCGAATCGGCTTCGTCCTGGGACGGGGAGGCGGTGCATTGGAGCCGTTGAAAAAACTGGCAAAATACGGCTTGGGGGGCACGATCGGATCGGGGAAACAGTACATCAGTTGGATTCATGTGGACGATTTCAACGCGATGATCCGCCATGTGATGGATCGTGAAGTGGAGGGGATCTACAACGCTACCGGTCCCCAACCGGTAACCAACCGCACCTTCATGGCCACGCTGCGAAAAGCTATGGGAAAAGGTTGGGCGCCGCCCGCCCCCACTCCCTTGGTCTGGTTGGGAGCGATCTTCGTGATGCGTTCCGATCCCGGTCTCGCCCTGACTGGTCGCAATTGCATACCGAAACGATTGTTGGAAGAAGGCTTCCGTTTCCGTCATACGGAACTGGAAGAAACGCTGCGGGAATTGACCCGTCTGGTGTGA
- a CDS encoding ABC transporter ATP-binding protein translates to MTQAISTPEHPPHHQAVDDFAIHCQHVNKVFVETVEGSRRWSNWFRGERRVVKAVNDVSFTVKRGEIFGLLGPNGSGKSTLIRLLSTLLLPDSGTLSIFGKDVVRHQHEIRRWINRVSVEASFFKKLSAMENLRYAARLYGLPVEEGENRAMEILRRLGIRKNKVHTPLENLSRGMQQKVAIARALMTSPVLILLDEPTTGLDPKSKRDVQKYVKEVMQTHDATIFLTTHDMEEAESLCDRIAIIDQGRIVALDTPDGLKRLVGADSMETVFFELTGKDWEEALADEDMDA, encoded by the coding sequence ATGACACAAGCCATTTCAACCCCGGAACATCCTCCCCACCATCAAGCCGTGGATGATTTCGCCATCCATTGTCAGCACGTCAACAAAGTGTTTGTAGAAACAGTGGAAGGCAGCCGACGCTGGTCCAACTGGTTTCGCGGTGAACGACGAGTGGTGAAAGCGGTAAACGACGTATCGTTCACGGTAAAGCGGGGGGAAATCTTCGGTTTATTGGGCCCCAACGGATCGGGTAAATCGACACTGATCCGATTACTGTCGACGCTCCTGCTTCCTGACAGTGGTACGTTGTCCATTTTCGGCAAGGATGTTGTGCGCCATCAGCACGAAATTCGCCGATGGATCAACCGCGTTTCGGTGGAGGCATCCTTTTTCAAAAAGCTGTCGGCGATGGAAAACCTGCGGTATGCCGCCCGCTTGTACGGATTACCCGTCGAGGAGGGAGAAAACCGTGCGATGGAGATTCTTCGGCGGCTGGGAATTCGGAAAAACAAGGTACACACACCGTTGGAGAATCTCTCCCGGGGGATGCAGCAAAAAGTGGCAATCGCCCGGGCACTGATGACTTCCCCGGTGCTGATCTTGCTGGATGAGCCCACGACGGGGCTGGATCCAAAATCAAAACGGGATGTGCAGAAATACGTCAAGGAAGTGATGCAAACTCATGATGCGACCATCTTTTTAACCACACATGATATGGAAGAAGCGGAATCATTGTGCGACCGGATCGCCATCATCGATCAAGGGCGCATCGTCGCCTTGGACACGCCCGACGGTTTGAAACGACTCGTCGGAGCCGACTCAATGGAAACTGTCTTTTTTGAACTGACGGGGAAAGATTGGGAGGAGGCGTTAGCCGATGAAGACATGGACGCGTGA
- a CDS encoding site-2 protease family protein yields MANHETRNGGMKKTWWGGLIALLIGFGGKLKFLLPILKLGKAGGTIWTMLLSIGAYALFYPWTFAIGLVVMMLIHEMGHVWAARRRGLPVSAPSFIPFLGALIMMRKMPADAVTEAYIAYGGPFVGTIGAALCLAIGVVTGYEPLYSIAQVGFLLNLFNLLPIHPLDGGRIVTAISRWLWVVGLVVGLVLVIVTFSPLLLVIWLLFAWELWSAFFSDRRNKPRNIYVEAFVPESRWEEAHVWIPAESHQRVLPHVQYCRVDDREHVCSVIYPGVGKIFQFEGMKGRFEEVRMTGADRVTDDDTGQSLVRLRLEAQYIPSPEEDPTLKKSAEYYQVPGRTRFIYGTMYFGLILVLVLLMGVTHVIISGFGT; encoded by the coding sequence TTGGCAAACCATGAGACCAGGAACGGCGGCATGAAAAAAACATGGTGGGGCGGATTGATTGCGCTTTTGATCGGATTTGGCGGGAAACTCAAGTTCTTGCTCCCGATTCTCAAACTGGGCAAAGCGGGCGGAACTATCTGGACCATGCTTTTGTCCATCGGCGCGTATGCGCTGTTTTATCCGTGGACCTTTGCTATTGGGTTGGTGGTGATGATGCTCATCCACGAGATGGGGCATGTGTGGGCGGCACGCAGGAGAGGATTGCCTGTGTCAGCGCCGTCATTCATCCCATTTCTGGGAGCGTTGATCATGATGCGGAAAATGCCCGCTGATGCCGTGACGGAGGCTTATATTGCCTACGGCGGTCCATTCGTGGGTACCATCGGCGCGGCATTGTGCTTGGCGATTGGTGTGGTGACCGGATACGAACCGCTCTACTCGATTGCGCAGGTGGGGTTTTTACTCAATCTGTTTAACCTGTTGCCGATTCACCCCCTGGACGGTGGGCGGATCGTCACCGCCATCTCCCGTTGGTTGTGGGTGGTAGGGCTCGTTGTAGGCCTCGTCCTGGTGATCGTCACGTTCAGCCCGTTGCTGTTGGTGATCTGGTTGCTGTTTGCATGGGAATTGTGGTCGGCGTTTTTCTCCGACAGGCGTAATAAGCCTAGAAATATCTATGTGGAGGCGTTTGTGCCGGAAAGCCGCTGGGAGGAGGCGCATGTCTGGATACCTGCTGAGTCCCATCAACGGGTCTTACCCCATGTGCAGTATTGTCGGGTGGATGACCGGGAGCATGTGTGTTCTGTCATTTACCCGGGTGTTGGGAAAATTTTTCAATTCGAGGGGATGAAGGGGCGGTTTGAGGAAGTGCGGATGACCGGGGCCGACCGCGTCACGGATGATGATACCGGTCAATCCCTTGTCCGTCTGCGACTGGAAGCCCAATATATACCGTCCCCAGAGGAAGACCCCACTCTGAAAAAGAGCGCGGAATACTATCAAGTCCCGGGCCGTACGCGTTTCATATACGGAACGATGTATTTCGGTCTGATTCTGGTGTTGGTATTGTTGATGGGCGTGACGCATGTGATAATATCCGGTTTTGGTACGTAG
- a CDS encoding UvrB/UvrC motif-containing protein: MLCQECGKRPATLHYTKIVNGEKTELHLCEVCAQEKGEQIPMMENGFSIHQLLSGLLNFDAPYTEGEQAKQTVQSSALRCPTCGLTYTQFTKIGRLGCSDCYKAFGERLIPLFRRVHGSTGHRGKVPERTGGRLKIRREIEQLKEQLKQCVAREAFEEAARLRDRIRALQRKLEG; encoded by the coding sequence ATGCTCTGTCAAGAGTGCGGAAAACGGCCGGCGACACTTCATTACACCAAAATCGTCAACGGCGAGAAAACGGAATTACATCTATGCGAAGTTTGTGCCCAAGAAAAAGGGGAACAGATCCCCATGATGGAAAACGGATTTTCCATTCATCAACTGTTGTCCGGACTGCTCAACTTCGATGCTCCTTATACAGAAGGTGAGCAGGCGAAGCAGACGGTGCAGTCCAGTGCGCTCCGCTGTCCCACGTGTGGATTGACCTACACGCAATTCACCAAGATCGGACGGTTGGGATGCAGTGATTGTTACAAAGCATTCGGGGAGCGACTGATTCCACTGTTTCGCAGGGTTCATGGCAGTACAGGCCATCGCGGCAAAGTGCCGGAACGAACGGGGGGGCGGTTAAAGATCCGGCGAGAGATCGAACAGCTCAAGGAACAGCTCAAGCAGTGCGTTGCCCGGGAAGCATTCGAAGAAGCAGCCCGACTGCGCGACCGGATCCGCGCCCTGCAGAGGAAACTGGAAGGCTGA